A window of Macrotis lagotis isolate mMagLag1 chromosome X, bilby.v1.9.chrom.fasta, whole genome shotgun sequence contains these coding sequences:
- the LRRC8E gene encoding volume-regulated anion channel subunit LRRC8E isoform X2, whose product MVCTSFWFKFPGTSSKIEHFISILGKCFDSPWTTRALSEVSGENHKGTSGRVTATAVGSGKAGETEKVLTEPEKVVMEPPAVTLLDKKEGEQAKALFEKVKKFRVHVEEGDILYSMYIRQTVLKVCKFLAILIYNVIYVEKISFLVACQVETAEVTGYANFCCNHTKAHLFAKLAFCYISFVCVYGLTCLYTLYWLFHRPLKEYSFCSVREETGMGDIPDVKNDFAFMLHLIDQYDSLYSKRFAVFLSEVSESRLKQLNLNHEWTPEKLRQKLQRNGRGRLELALCMLPGLPDTVFELSEIEALKLEAICDITFPPTLSQLVQLEELSLLHSPAKLPFSSFVFLRDRLKVVRVKCEELREVPLWVFGLRSLEELHLEGLFPAELSRAANLESLKELKLLKSLSLRSNAGKVPPSVTDVAGHLQRLSLYNDGVRLLTLNGLKKLTALRELELVGCGLERIPHAVFSLTALQELDLKDNHLRSIEEILSFQHCRKLVTLKLWHNQIAYVPEHIRKLKGLEQLYLSHNKLETLPPQLCFCTNLRLLDISHNGLRSLPQEVSILQNLQHLAVSYNALEGLPDELFFCQKLRTLLVGYNHLSQLSPRVAALHALSKLELKGNRLEALPEELGNCGALKKSGLLVEEALYEGLSAEVREKMEEE is encoded by the coding sequence ATGGTCTGCACAAGTTTCTGGTTCAAGTTTCCTGGAACCAGTTCCAAGATTGAGCACTTCATTTCTATCCTGGGCAAATGCTTTGACTCACCATGGACGACTCGGGCCCTGTCCGAGGTTTCTGGTGAGAACCACAAAGGGACCTCTGGACGGGTAACAGCTACAGCAGTTGGGTCTGGAAAGGCAGGTGAGACAGAAAAGGTGCTGACAGAGCCAGAGAAGGTGGTGATGGAGCCACCAGCTGTCACTCTATTGGACAAAAAGGAGGGGGAGCAGGCCAAAGCCCTgtttgaaaaggttaaaaagttcCGCGTGCATGTGGAAGAGGGTGACATCTTATATTCCATGTACATCCGTCAGACAGTGCTCAAAGTATGCAAGTTTCTGGCTATTCTGATCTATAATGTCATCTATGTGGAGAAGATTAGTTTCTTGGTAGCCTGTCAGGTGGAGACAGCAGAAGTCACAGGGTATGCCAACTTCTGTTGTAACCACACAAAGGCTCACCTCTTTGCCAAGCTGGCCTTCTGCTACATCTCTTTTGTGTGTGTCTATGGTCTTACTTGCCTCTATACACTCTACTGGCTCTTCCACCGACCCCTCAAGGAGTATTCTTTCTGTTCAGTGAGAGAGGAGACAGGAATGGGGGATATCCCGGATGTCAAGAACGACTTTGCCTTCATGCTCCACCTCATTGACCAATATGACTCGCTTTATTCCAAACGCTTTGCTGTCTTCCTCTCTGAGGTCAGTGAAAGCCGGCTCAAGCAACTCAACCTCAACCATGAATGGACACCAGAAAAACTGCGCCAGAAGCTCCAGCGCAATGGAAGAGGACGGCTAGAGCTGGCACTCTGCATGCTGCCTGGTCTACCAGATACGGTGTTTGAGCTGAGCGAGATAGAGGCCCTCAAACTGGAGGCCATCTGTGACATCACCTTTCCTCCAACCCTCTCCCAGCTGGTCCAGTTAGAAGAGCTCAGCCTGCTCCACTCCCCTGCCAaactccccttctcctcctttgTCTTCTTGAGGGACCGACTCAAAGTGGTAAGGGTGAAATGTGAGGAGTTGCGTGAAGTGCCCCTCTGGGTGTTTGGGCTACGGAGCCTGGAAGAGCTCCATCTCGAGGGTCTTTTTCCTGCAGAACTTAGCCGGGCAGCTAATCTAGAGAGCCTCAAAGAACTGAAGCTACTCAAGAGCCTCTCCCTGAGAAGCAACGCAGGCAAAGTACCCCCCAGTGTGACTGACGTGGCTGGTCATCTCCAGCGGCTCAGCCTCTATAATGATGGGGTACGGTTGCTGACCCTTAATGGACTGAAGAAGCTAACAGCACTGAGGGAGTTGGAGCTGGTGGGCTGTGGGCTGGAGAGGATACCCCATGCTGTCTTTAGTTTGACTGCGCTACAGGAGCTAGACCTGAAGGACAACCATCTCCGCTCCATTGAGGAGATCCTAAGCTTCCAGCACTGTCGCAAGTTGGTCACACTCAAGTTGTGGCATAACCAGATTGCCTATGTCCCGGAACACATTCGCAAACTTAAGGGTTTGGAACAGTTGTATCTCAGTCACAACAAGTTGGAGACCCTGCCACCCCAGCTCTGCTTCTGTACCAACCTCCGCCTGCTTGACATTTCTCACAACGGCCTTCGCTCCTTGCCCCAAGAGGTGAGCATCCTCCAAAACTTGCAACATCTTGCAGTTTCCTACAATGCTTTGGAGGGTCTCCCAGATGAACTCTTCTTCTGCCAAAAGCTGAGGACGCTCCTGGTGGGTTACAATCATCTAAGCCAGCTCTCTCCTCGAGTGGCTGCCCTGCACGCCCTCAGCAAGCTAGAACTCAAGGGTAACCGGCTAGAGGCTTTACCTGAAGAACTTGGTAACTGTGGGGCACTCAAAAAATCAGGGCTGCTGGTAGAGGAGGCCCTGTATGAGGGACTCTCTGCTGAAGTGCGGGAGAAGATGGAGGAGGAGTAA
- the LRRC8E gene encoding volume-regulated anion channel subunit LRRC8E isoform X1 — MIPVAEFKQFTEQQPAFKVLKPWWDVLAEYITVAMLMIGVFGCTLQVTQDKIICLPSHVPRENLSDTPCGELPRGISGGTEDLRELSGLKNNLDLQQYSFINQLCYETALHWYAKYFPYLVVIHTLIFMVCTSFWFKFPGTSSKIEHFISILGKCFDSPWTTRALSEVSGENHKGTSGRVTATAVGSGKAGETEKVLTEPEKVVMEPPAVTLLDKKEGEQAKALFEKVKKFRVHVEEGDILYSMYIRQTVLKVCKFLAILIYNVIYVEKISFLVACQVETAEVTGYANFCCNHTKAHLFAKLAFCYISFVCVYGLTCLYTLYWLFHRPLKEYSFCSVREETGMGDIPDVKNDFAFMLHLIDQYDSLYSKRFAVFLSEVSESRLKQLNLNHEWTPEKLRQKLQRNGRGRLELALCMLPGLPDTVFELSEIEALKLEAICDITFPPTLSQLVQLEELSLLHSPAKLPFSSFVFLRDRLKVVRVKCEELREVPLWVFGLRSLEELHLEGLFPAELSRAANLESLKELKLLKSLSLRSNAGKVPPSVTDVAGHLQRLSLYNDGVRLLTLNGLKKLTALRELELVGCGLERIPHAVFSLTALQELDLKDNHLRSIEEILSFQHCRKLVTLKLWHNQIAYVPEHIRKLKGLEQLYLSHNKLETLPPQLCFCTNLRLLDISHNGLRSLPQEVSILQNLQHLAVSYNALEGLPDELFFCQKLRTLLVGYNHLSQLSPRVAALHALSKLELKGNRLEALPEELGNCGALKKSGLLVEEALYEGLSAEVREKMEEE; from the exons ATGATCCCAGTGGCCGAATTCAAGCAATTCACAGAACAACAGCCAGCATTCAAAGTGCTAAAGCCGTGGTGGGATGTGCTGGCTGAATATATCACTGTGGCCATGCTCATGATTGGGGTCTTTGGCTGTACTCTGCAG GTGACTCAGGACAAGATCATCTGTCTGCCAAGCCACGTACCCCGGGAGAATCTATCAGACACACCATGTGGGGAGCTGCCCAGGGGGATCTCTGGGGGTACAGAGGACCTTCGGGAGCTCAGTGGTCTCAAGAACAACCTAGACTTACAACAGTATAGCTTCATCAACCAACTCTGCTATGAGACTGCGCTCCATTGGTATGCCAAGTACTTCCCCTACCTGGTTGTCATCCACACGCTCATCTTCATGGTCTGCACAAGTTTCTGGTTCAAGTTTCCTGGAACCAGTTCCAAGATTGAGCACTTCATTTCTATCCTGGGCAAATGCTTTGACTCACCATGGACGACTCGGGCCCTGTCCGAGGTTTCTGGTGAGAACCACAAAGGGACCTCTGGACGGGTAACAGCTACAGCAGTTGGGTCTGGAAAGGCAGGTGAGACAGAAAAGGTGCTGACAGAGCCAGAGAAGGTGGTGATGGAGCCACCAGCTGTCACTCTATTGGACAAAAAGGAGGGGGAGCAGGCCAAAGCCCTgtttgaaaaggttaaaaagttcCGCGTGCATGTGGAAGAGGGTGACATCTTATATTCCATGTACATCCGTCAGACAGTGCTCAAAGTATGCAAGTTTCTGGCTATTCTGATCTATAATGTCATCTATGTGGAGAAGATTAGTTTCTTGGTAGCCTGTCAGGTGGAGACAGCAGAAGTCACAGGGTATGCCAACTTCTGTTGTAACCACACAAAGGCTCACCTCTTTGCCAAGCTGGCCTTCTGCTACATCTCTTTTGTGTGTGTCTATGGTCTTACTTGCCTCTATACACTCTACTGGCTCTTCCACCGACCCCTCAAGGAGTATTCTTTCTGTTCAGTGAGAGAGGAGACAGGAATGGGGGATATCCCGGATGTCAAGAACGACTTTGCCTTCATGCTCCACCTCATTGACCAATATGACTCGCTTTATTCCAAACGCTTTGCTGTCTTCCTCTCTGAGGTCAGTGAAAGCCGGCTCAAGCAACTCAACCTCAACCATGAATGGACACCAGAAAAACTGCGCCAGAAGCTCCAGCGCAATGGAAGAGGACGGCTAGAGCTGGCACTCTGCATGCTGCCTGGTCTACCAGATACGGTGTTTGAGCTGAGCGAGATAGAGGCCCTCAAACTGGAGGCCATCTGTGACATCACCTTTCCTCCAACCCTCTCCCAGCTGGTCCAGTTAGAAGAGCTCAGCCTGCTCCACTCCCCTGCCAaactccccttctcctcctttgTCTTCTTGAGGGACCGACTCAAAGTGGTAAGGGTGAAATGTGAGGAGTTGCGTGAAGTGCCCCTCTGGGTGTTTGGGCTACGGAGCCTGGAAGAGCTCCATCTCGAGGGTCTTTTTCCTGCAGAACTTAGCCGGGCAGCTAATCTAGAGAGCCTCAAAGAACTGAAGCTACTCAAGAGCCTCTCCCTGAGAAGCAACGCAGGCAAAGTACCCCCCAGTGTGACTGACGTGGCTGGTCATCTCCAGCGGCTCAGCCTCTATAATGATGGGGTACGGTTGCTGACCCTTAATGGACTGAAGAAGCTAACAGCACTGAGGGAGTTGGAGCTGGTGGGCTGTGGGCTGGAGAGGATACCCCATGCTGTCTTTAGTTTGACTGCGCTACAGGAGCTAGACCTGAAGGACAACCATCTCCGCTCCATTGAGGAGATCCTAAGCTTCCAGCACTGTCGCAAGTTGGTCACACTCAAGTTGTGGCATAACCAGATTGCCTATGTCCCGGAACACATTCGCAAACTTAAGGGTTTGGAACAGTTGTATCTCAGTCACAACAAGTTGGAGACCCTGCCACCCCAGCTCTGCTTCTGTACCAACCTCCGCCTGCTTGACATTTCTCACAACGGCCTTCGCTCCTTGCCCCAAGAGGTGAGCATCCTCCAAAACTTGCAACATCTTGCAGTTTCCTACAATGCTTTGGAGGGTCTCCCAGATGAACTCTTCTTCTGCCAAAAGCTGAGGACGCTCCTGGTGGGTTACAATCATCTAAGCCAGCTCTCTCCTCGAGTGGCTGCCCTGCACGCCCTCAGCAAGCTAGAACTCAAGGGTAACCGGCTAGAGGCTTTACCTGAAGAACTTGGTAACTGTGGGGCACTCAAAAAATCAGGGCTGCTGGTAGAGGAGGCCCTGTATGAGGGACTCTCTGCTGAAGTGCGGGAGAAGATGGAGGAGGAGTAA